One bacterium DNA segment encodes these proteins:
- a CDS encoding roadblock/LC7 domain-containing protein — protein MHEQLAELNKTMGVTGSMLVGHDGIVIAADLDEKTDDDTLGALASSIAATVRRSMSELGGHDFAQITVEADNQKIFLTDAGIGTLVVTTEPRVNIGLVRLEIRNTIGALSRL, from the coding sequence ATGCATGAACAGTTGGCGGAACTCAACAAGACCATGGGCGTGACCGGCAGCATGCTGGTCGGCCATGACGGGATCGTCATCGCCGCCGATCTCGACGAAAAGACCGACGACGACACCCTCGGCGCACTGGCCTCCTCGATCGCGGCCACCGTGCGCCGCTCGATGTCCGAACTCGGCGGACACGACTTCGCCCAGATCACCGTCGAAGCCGACAATCAGAAGATCTTCCTGACCGATGCCGGCATCGGCACGCTGGTGGTCACCACCGAACCGCGTGTCAATATCGGTTTGGTGCGCCTGGAGATCCGGAACACGATCGGCGCCCTGTCGCGCCTCTAA
- a CDS encoding roadblock/LC7 domain-containing protein: MSSGTFVLYEEQIDRINAAMLRLLKKAEAKCAILADKDGHLITRQGFTQSLDTTALAALMAGSFASTREIARLVGEPEFSVLFHQGVRDHIHICLVGDRCILAIVFDDRTTIGMVRLYAKETADRLKELTTMAANAQADLSADFTASADERIDSMFTE; encoded by the coding sequence ATGTCGTCGGGAACCTTTGTCCTATATGAAGAGCAGATCGACCGCATCAACGCGGCCATGTTGCGCCTGCTGAAAAAGGCCGAGGCCAAGTGCGCCATCCTGGCGGACAAGGACGGCCATCTCATCACGCGCCAGGGATTCACCCAGTCGCTGGACACCACCGCGCTGGCGGCCCTGATGGCGGGCAGTTTCGCCTCGACCCGCGAAATCGCCCGGCTGGTGGGCGAACCGGAGTTCTCCGTGCTCTTCCACCAGGGTGTGCGCGACCACATTCACATCTGCCTGGTCGGCGACCGCTGCATCCTGGCGATCGTCTTCGATGACCGCACAACGATCGGCATGGTGCGTTTGTACGCGAAGGAGACGGCCGACCGGCTCAAGGAACTGACCACGATGGCCGCCAATGCGCAGGCGGACCTGTCGGCGGATTTCACCGCCAGTGCCGACGAGCGCATTGACAGCATGTTCACGGAGTAG
- the pilB gene encoding type IV-A pilus assembly ATPase PilB: MSQELGHMLVQAGRITPEQLEAAVKQQRETNEKFSDILVRIGAIADEDELTHFIGRQLNIGALRLSDVELDPEVVNLIPLDIARRFNVIAVSRVNKTLVVAISDPHNIYVLDAIKFITGCSIQPVISPERAIARAIEQYYADAAGINDLIKGLEEGSELEVIDTEDQVNDLDLQSQVQDKPLVRLVDKIIMDAITRGASDIHIETYEKMLRVRYRVDGQLRETPPLPFKYRAAIVSRIKIMADLDISERRLPQDGRIKVKMRNRAIDLRVSVLPTIFGEKVVMRILDPEALRTDLTKLGFPEVALNNFRRAIELPYGMILVTGPTGSGKTTTLYSALKTLNSPDVNIMTAEDPVEFNFEGINQVLVRSDIGLTFAAALRSFLRQDPDIVMVGEIRDGETAEIAIRAALTGHLVFSTLHTNDSASTIHRLVDMGVPAYLVASATKLIMAQRMTRKICSACREEIPVEPEHLAALNMTEEEAKGLRIFVGRGCGECGNTGLAGRTGIFEVMPISGKIERMILDGASSEEIRQQAIAEGMQTLRMAAIEKMKKGEIPLEQVLAESA, translated from the coding sequence GTGTCGCAGGAACTGGGACACATGCTGGTGCAGGCGGGGCGGATCACCCCCGAGCAACTCGAGGCCGCCGTCAAGCAGCAGCGCGAGACCAACGAGAAGTTTTCCGACATTCTCGTCCGTATCGGCGCCATCGCCGACGAGGATGAGCTGACCCACTTTATCGGTCGTCAGCTCAACATCGGCGCGCTGCGTCTGTCCGATGTTGAGCTGGATCCCGAAGTGGTCAACCTCATCCCGTTGGACATCGCCCGGCGCTTCAACGTCATCGCGGTCTCACGCGTCAACAAGACGCTCGTCGTGGCCATTTCCGATCCGCACAACATCTACGTTCTCGACGCCATCAAGTTCATCACCGGCTGCTCGATCCAGCCGGTCATCTCGCCCGAGCGCGCCATCGCCCGCGCCATCGAGCAGTACTACGCCGATGCCGCCGGCATCAACGACCTGATCAAGGGGCTCGAGGAGGGCAGCGAACTCGAAGTCATCGACACCGAGGATCAGGTCAACGATCTGGACCTGCAGTCCCAGGTGCAGGACAAACCGCTGGTCCGCCTGGTCGACAAGATCATCATGGACGCCATCACCCGCGGCGCGTCGGATATTCACATCGAGACCTACGAAAAGATGCTGCGAGTGCGTTACCGCGTCGATGGCCAGTTGCGCGAGACGCCGCCGCTGCCGTTCAAGTACCGGGCCGCCATCGTTTCGCGCATCAAGATCATGGCCGATCTGGACATCTCCGAGCGCCGGCTGCCGCAGGACGGCCGCATCAAAGTTAAGATGCGCAACCGCGCCATCGACCTGCGCGTCTCGGTCCTGCCCACCATCTTTGGCGAAAAAGTCGTGATGCGTATCCTCGACCCCGAGGCGCTGCGCACCGACCTGACCAAGCTGGGATTCCCCGAGGTCGCCCTGAACAACTTCCGGCGGGCGATCGAGTTGCCGTACGGCATGATCCTCGTCACCGGCCCGACCGGGTCGGGAAAAACGACGACCTTGTACTCGGCGCTGAAGACTCTGAACAGCCCCGATGTCAACATCATGACCGCCGAGGACCCGGTCGAGTTCAACTTCGAGGGGATCAATCAGGTGCTCGTCCGCTCCGACATCGGGCTGACCTTCGCCGCGGCCCTGCGTTCGTTCCTGCGTCAGGATCCGGACATCGTGATGGTCGGTGAAATTCGCGACGGCGAAACGGCGGAAATCGCCATCCGCGCGGCCCTCACCGGACATCTGGTGTTCTCAACCCTGCACACCAACGACTCGGCCTCCACCATCCATCGTCTCGTCGATATGGGTGTGCCGGCCTACCTGGTGGCCTCCGCCACCAAGTTGATCATGGCACAACGCATGACGCGCAAGATCTGCAGCGCCTGCCGCGAGGAGATCCCGGTCGAGCCCGAGCACCTGGCGGCGCTCAACATGACCGAAGAGGAAGCCAAGGGGCTGCGGATCTTCGTCGGGCGCGGCTGCGGCGAGTGCGGCAACACCGGCCTGGCCGGACGCACCGGTATTTTCGAGGTCATGCCCATTTCCGGCAAGATCGAGCGCATGATCCTCGACGGCGCCAGCTCGGAAGAAATCCGCCAGCAGGCCATCGCCGAAGGGATGCAGACCCTGCGCATGGCGGCCATTGAAAAGATGAAAAAGGGCGAAATCCCGCTCGAGCAGGTTCTGGCCGAGTCGGCGTAA
- a CDS encoding type IV pilus twitching motility protein PilT — translation MMTLRELLELMAERRASDLHLTVGSPPRLRIDGRLQSLDADVLTPEQTKKLAYSIMNEKQRKRFEETWELDLSFGIENLSRFRCNVFVQRGNVAIAIRQIPFSIPTFDDLGIPKVVAELADLPRGLVLITGPTGSGKSTTLAALIDKINREHFSHIITVEDPIEYLHRHQSSIVNQREVNTDTMSFASALKYALREDPDVVLVGEMRDLETVEAALSISETGHLAFATLHTNSAAESINRIIDVFPVNQQEQVRVALSFVLQAIVSQQLIPKIGGGRVLAMEILICTPAIRATIRDDKIHQIYSLIQAGQKYGMRTMNQSLAEAYLQRKITYGDAVARSSNPQELDDIIARAKESGSVRARAGLGGERASV, via the coding sequence ATGATGACCCTGCGGGAATTGCTGGAGCTCATGGCCGAACGCCGCGCCTCCGACCTGCACCTGACGGTCGGCTCGCCGCCGCGTTTGCGCATCGATGGTCGTCTGCAGAGCTTGGACGCCGACGTCCTGACGCCCGAGCAGACCAAGAAACTGGCGTACAGCATCATGAACGAGAAGCAGCGCAAGCGCTTCGAGGAAACCTGGGAACTCGACCTGTCGTTCGGGATCGAGAATCTCAGCCGATTCCGCTGCAACGTGTTTGTCCAGCGCGGCAACGTGGCCATCGCCATCCGCCAGATCCCCTTCAGCATCCCCACCTTCGACGACCTGGGGATCCCGAAAGTCGTGGCCGAACTGGCCGATCTGCCGCGCGGATTGGTGCTGATCACCGGACCGACCGGATCGGGCAAATCGACCACACTGGCCGCGTTGATCGACAAGATCAACCGTGAACACTTCTCGCACATCATCACCGTGGAGGACCCGATCGAGTACCTCCATCGGCATCAGTCGTCGATCGTCAATCAGCGCGAAGTCAACACCGACACGATGTCCTTCGCCTCGGCGCTCAAATACGCTCTGCGCGAGGACCCCGACGTCGTGCTCGTCGGCGAGATGCGCGACCTCGAAACCGTCGAGGCGGCGCTCAGCATTTCGGAGACCGGTCACCTCGCGTTCGCGACCCTGCATACCAACTCGGCGGCCGAGTCGATCAACCGCATCATCGACGTCTTCCCGGTCAACCAGCAGGAGCAGGTGCGCGTGGCGCTTTCGTTCGTGCTGCAGGCGATCGTCTCCCAGCAGCTGATCCCGAAGATCGGCGGCGGGCGCGTCCTGGCGATGGAGATCCTGATCTGCACGCCGGCCATCCGCGCCACCATTCGCGACGACAAGATTCACCAGATCTACAGTTTGATTCAGGCCGGTCAGAAGTACGGCATGCGGACCATGAACCAGTCGCTGGCGGAGGCGTACCTCCAGCGGAAGATCACCTACGGTGACGCGGTCGCGCGGTCGTCGAATCCGCAGGAGCTCGACGACATCATCGCGCGCGCCAAGGAATCCGGTTCGGTCCGCGCGCGCGCCGGGTTAGGAGGGGAACGTGCCTCTGTTTGA
- a CDS encoding type II secretion system F family protein has translation MPLFEYKGKTAAGTAVAGQLKARNKAELDRLLRQKKIAVDTVNRKSSEIHIKLGTGIKKIHISRFTRQFATMIGAGLPMVQCLDILSKQMESAELRKIIAQVKDSVSSGSTLAEALGKHKKVFDDLYVNMVEAGEIGGALDTILVRLANYREKADALIRKVRGAMVYPTVIVIVAVGVTFAMLTYIVPVFAKMFSGLGAELPKPTQVVLGISEFLRSNILFIFGGLIAGAVAFRYWVKTDKGRLRFDKMMLRAPLIGTLIRKSAISRFTRTLGTLLSSGVSILDALEITAKTAGNRVISDAIRKSVVSIAEGDTITGPLRDTGVFPPMVTQMISVGEKTGGLDEMLSKIADFYDEEVDAAVSALTSIIEPVIIVFMGVVIGGILIAMYLPMFDIIGKIK, from the coding sequence GTGCCTCTGTTTGAGTACAAAGGAAAGACGGCCGCCGGAACCGCCGTGGCGGGGCAACTGAAGGCCCGCAACAAGGCGGAACTCGACCGCCTGTTGCGGCAGAAGAAGATTGCGGTCGATACCGTCAACCGCAAATCCTCCGAGATCCACATCAAGCTCGGCACGGGGATCAAGAAAATTCACATCTCCCGCTTTACCCGGCAATTCGCCACCATGATCGGCGCCGGTCTGCCGATGGTCCAGTGCCTCGACATTCTGTCCAAGCAGATGGAGTCGGCCGAGCTGCGCAAGATCATCGCCCAGGTGAAGGATTCGGTCTCGTCCGGCTCGACGCTGGCCGAGGCGCTCGGCAAGCACAAGAAGGTCTTCGACGACCTCTATGTGAACATGGTCGAGGCGGGCGAAATCGGCGGCGCGCTGGACACCATCCTGGTTCGTCTGGCCAACTACCGCGAAAAGGCCGACGCCCTGATCCGCAAGGTGCGCGGCGCGATGGTCTACCCGACCGTCATCGTCATCGTCGCGGTCGGCGTCACCTTCGCCATGCTGACCTACATCGTGCCGGTGTTCGCCAAGATGTTCTCCGGACTCGGCGCCGAACTGCCGAAGCCCACCCAGGTGGTGCTCGGTATTTCCGAGTTTCTCCGCAGCAACATCCTGTTCATCTTCGGCGGCCTGATTGCCGGCGCCGTCGCCTTCCGCTACTGGGTCAAGACCGACAAGGGACGTTTGCGCTTCGACAAGATGATGCTGCGCGCGCCGCTGATCGGGACGCTCATCCGCAAGAGCGCCATCTCGCGTTTCACCCGCACGCTCGGCACGCTGCTCTCCTCGGGTGTCTCGATTCTCGACGCGCTCGAGATCACGGCCAAGACCGCGGGCAACCGGGTCATCTCGGATGCGATCCGCAAGTCGGTGGTGTCGATCGCCGAAGGCGACACGATCACCGGGCCGCTGCGCGACACCGGCGTATTCCCGCCAATGGTGACCCAGATGATCTCGGTCGGTGAGAAGACCGGCGGTCTCGACGAAATGCTCTCAAAGATTGCGGACTTCTATGATGAGGAAGTCGATGCCGCGGTCAGCGCGCTGACATCGATTATCGAGCCGGTCATCATCGTCTTCATGGGCGTGGTGATTGGCGGCATCCTGATCGCCATGTACCTGCCGATGTTCGACATCATCGGCAAGATCAAGTAG
- a CDS encoding ATP-binding protein, which yields MLIYSRRQHQGARPAWILATRVVTCAVTAALAWPHLSVSPSLQTALWVYAALTAAAVALVLLGRRFRVPFLSSNILGLQVAAELVVISMIVYFTGGMRSPYNSLYLMTIISAALSYRLVGTLLVASIASGAFFTAVWIEAGRHARQLWSPEFWGALGQLSDEDFYTIFLRLCVFFLCAFAGGYLAERLYSKDEALAHTSEALKIAKLETGDILKHLRSGVLTLDLGGHIVYFNRAAEEILGIPEKKIRGRHLREVLGVAHPELAERLDWVLATQQMDCRSELTIHRPDGKTLPVGISTSLLSGANGRSRGVIAVFADLTEVKEIEAKMRRQDRLAAIGELSAGIAHEIRNPLAAISGSVEVLRNDLDVSGENAQLLDLIVKESARLNKILSDFLLYARISPVVTGRVCVATALDEVFEITRRRFQQMGIGPIELDAEIADRTVMVEADPDHLKQILLNLVFNGLESSRGLRRVVVRIRNHTVTRRDRPDGILPEGDWTAIAVCDEGAGIPDQVLARLYEPFVSTKTNGTGLGLAVVKRLVDNCGGRILVETRKGEGTTFTVFLKRCPTTASAPVPARA from the coding sequence ATGCTGATTTACTCCCGCCGCCAACATCAGGGCGCACGTCCGGCCTGGATTCTGGCCACCCGCGTCGTGACCTGCGCGGTCACCGCCGCGCTCGCCTGGCCTCACCTGTCGGTGTCCCCTTCGCTGCAGACCGCGCTCTGGGTTTACGCGGCGCTTACCGCCGCCGCGGTCGCCCTGGTGCTGTTGGGCCGCCGGTTCCGCGTGCCGTTTCTTTCCTCGAACATTTTGGGATTGCAGGTGGCCGCGGAACTGGTGGTCATCTCCATGATCGTATACTTCACCGGCGGCATGCGTTCGCCGTACAACTCGCTGTACCTGATGACAATCATCTCGGCGGCGTTGTCGTACCGTCTGGTCGGCACGCTGCTGGTGGCGAGCATCGCCTCAGGGGCATTCTTCACCGCGGTCTGGATTGAAGCCGGGCGTCACGCCCGCCAACTGTGGTCGCCGGAGTTCTGGGGCGCGCTGGGGCAATTGTCGGATGAGGACTTCTACACCATCTTCCTGCGCCTCTGCGTCTTTTTCCTTTGCGCCTTCGCCGGCGGGTACCTCGCCGAGCGACTCTACTCCAAAGACGAGGCGTTGGCGCACACGTCCGAAGCGCTCAAGATCGCCAAGTTGGAAACCGGAGACATTCTCAAGCACCTGCGCTCCGGTGTGCTCACGCTCGATCTGGGCGGGCACATCGTCTACTTCAATCGCGCCGCCGAAGAGATCCTCGGCATCCCCGAAAAGAAAATCCGCGGACGCCACCTGCGTGAAGTGTTGGGTGTCGCCCACCCGGAACTGGCCGAGCGCTTGGACTGGGTGCTGGCCACGCAACAGATGGACTGCCGCTCCGAGCTGACGATCCATCGTCCGGACGGGAAGACCCTGCCGGTGGGCATCTCGACCTCGCTGCTTTCCGGCGCCAACGGCCGTTCGCGCGGCGTCATCGCGGTCTTCGCCGACTTGACCGAGGTGAAGGAGATCGAGGCGAAGATGCGCCGGCAGGACCGTCTGGCGGCCATCGGCGAACTCTCCGCCGGCATCGCGCATGAGATCCGCAATCCGTTGGCGGCAATCTCCGGCTCGGTCGAAGTGTTGCGCAATGACCTCGATGTCTCCGGGGAGAATGCGCAACTGCTGGACCTGATCGTGAAGGAATCGGCGCGTCTCAACAAGATCCTCAGCGACTTTCTGCTGTATGCGCGCATCTCGCCGGTCGTCACCGGTCGCGTGTGCGTCGCCACCGCGCTCGATGAAGTGTTCGAGATCACCCGGCGCCGCTTTCAGCAGATGGGCATCGGCCCGATCGAATTGGACGCGGAGATCGCCGACCGCACGGTGATGGTCGAAGCCGATCCCGACCATCTCAAGCAGATTCTCCTCAACTTGGTCTTCAATGGCCTTGAATCGTCGCGCGGTCTCCGCCGCGTTGTGGTCCGGATCCGCAATCACACCGTCACCCGCCGTGATCGTCCCGACGGCATCCTGCCCGAGGGCGATTGGACCGCCATCGCCGTCTGCGATGAAGGCGCCGGTATCCCCGATCAGGTTCTCGCCCGGCTCTATGAACCCTTCGTGTCGACCAAGACCAACGGCACCGGCCTGGGGTTGGCCGTGGTCAAGCGCCTGGTCGACAATTGCGGCGGGCGGATTCTGGTTGAGACCCGCAAAGGCGAGGGCACGACGTTTACCGTCTTCCTCAAGCGTTGTCCGACAACGGCATCGGCGCCGGTCCCTGCCCGCGCGTAG
- a CDS encoding protein kinase: protein MAEPTHIGRFEIQSELGRGAMGVVYRAVDPHLGRPVALKVLSPGLAADADMVARFNSEARNASHLLHQNIATVFEAGPSDVGWYVAFELVQGQTLRGILAGGQLPLPRATNFLLQIADGLAAAGKAGIVHRDLKPENIMVTHDDVVKITDFGLAKKMGDPGRTRAGTILGTAYYMAPEQARGGDVDGRADWFSLGVIAYEMLTGQRPFDGFHEMAVLYAIVNDDPAPVTSLRADLPEGLVEAVGRMMQKDPASRLTDLPTLRTLIATPAGTSNAAGISAVRSAPAAPELSVLVVLPLENKSPDPEFAFYAEGFAEDIGATLSRSQRFKVLPHDRVLAGRPSSGSSDDWGRALGANYVVSGSLFRAGDQLKIRLYLRDLRSDHQEWSESFSGRTDDIFKFQEEVAQKVASALTGGAAVASVAMVGGTRNAEAYDYYLKGRDYHRRGGQENITFAIDMFNRALEIDPKYAQANAALAESYTQMYVMYYDRDQRWLKKAETVAKTALMIDPNLPEAHRALGRIMMEYGRNEEAIEAFQTAIRQKPDFHDAYRTLAWIYQGMHRYEDSIDWGMKSLRMKPMDRETYLLLGLNYLDLRDWDKARHHFERAIELSPDYGRAYLHLGNVHQKLGFLEEAVRQYRTAMKYLTDVNIYLDLGWALLLRGDHAGARESYNTLITLGKVEFLAFYYLGLLDALDGATERAMARFESTVSMCRKQLSGDPDNPYCVVTLAQALARLGTRDEAVAQESRVGQLEGGNGAITLERARVYAILGEAVRARELLTLALSQPMGPSDFEVSVDPHFAGMQSPAPSSSMTQQ, encoded by the coding sequence ATGGCCGAGCCGACACATATCGGGCGATTCGAGATCCAGAGCGAATTGGGACGGGGAGCCATGGGAGTGGTTTACCGGGCGGTGGACCCGCACCTGGGACGTCCTGTGGCGCTCAAGGTCCTCTCCCCCGGCCTGGCCGCGGATGCCGACATGGTGGCCCGGTTCAACTCCGAGGCGCGCAACGCTTCCCACCTGCTGCACCAGAACATCGCGACGGTCTTCGAGGCCGGTCCTTCGGATGTCGGCTGGTACGTGGCCTTCGAGTTGGTTCAGGGGCAGACACTGCGCGGAATCCTCGCCGGCGGTCAATTGCCGTTGCCGCGGGCCACGAATTTCCTCCTCCAGATCGCCGATGGACTGGCGGCCGCCGGGAAGGCCGGGATCGTCCACCGCGACCTCAAGCCGGAAAACATCATGGTGACCCATGATGACGTCGTGAAAATCACCGACTTCGGGCTGGCGAAGAAGATGGGCGATCCGGGGCGAACCCGGGCGGGGACCATCCTCGGCACCGCCTACTACATGGCCCCGGAGCAGGCGCGCGGCGGCGATGTCGATGGACGCGCCGACTGGTTCTCGCTGGGCGTGATTGCCTATGAGATGCTGACCGGGCAGCGTCCCTTTGACGGCTTTCACGAAATGGCGGTGCTCTATGCCATCGTGAACGATGACCCGGCGCCGGTGACATCGTTGCGCGCCGACCTGCCGGAGGGGTTGGTCGAGGCGGTCGGGCGGATGATGCAGAAAGACCCGGCCTCCCGGCTGACCGATCTGCCCACGCTGCGGACGTTGATCGCCACACCGGCGGGCACCTCCAACGCCGCGGGCATCTCCGCGGTGCGCTCAGCGCCGGCGGCGCCCGAGCTGTCGGTGCTCGTGGTCCTCCCCCTCGAAAACAAGTCTCCCGATCCGGAATTCGCGTTCTATGCCGAAGGCTTCGCCGAAGACATCGGCGCGACGTTGAGCCGCTCGCAACGCTTCAAGGTCCTGCCGCACGACCGCGTGTTGGCGGGCAGGCCATCGAGCGGATCCTCCGATGATTGGGGACGGGCGCTGGGGGCGAATTACGTGGTCTCCGGCAGTCTCTTCCGCGCCGGCGATCAATTGAAAATCCGCCTCTATCTGCGCGATCTGCGTTCCGACCATCAGGAGTGGTCGGAATCATTCTCCGGGCGCACCGACGACATCTTCAAGTTTCAAGAGGAAGTCGCGCAGAAGGTTGCCTCGGCGCTGACCGGAGGCGCGGCGGTGGCATCGGTGGCCATGGTCGGCGGCACGCGCAACGCCGAGGCCTACGACTACTACCTGAAAGGCCGCGACTATCATCGCCGCGGCGGCCAGGAGAACATCACTTTCGCCATCGACATGTTCAATCGGGCGCTGGAAATCGATCCGAAATACGCGCAAGCGAATGCGGCGCTGGCGGAATCATACACGCAGATGTACGTCATGTACTACGATCGCGACCAGCGCTGGCTGAAGAAGGCCGAAACGGTCGCCAAGACGGCGCTGATGATTGACCCCAACCTGCCGGAGGCCCATCGCGCGCTGGGGCGGATCATGATGGAGTACGGCCGCAACGAGGAGGCCATCGAGGCCTTCCAGACCGCCATCCGGCAGAAGCCGGATTTTCATGATGCCTACCGCACTCTCGCGTGGATCTACCAGGGCATGCACCGCTACGAAGACTCGATTGACTGGGGCATGAAATCGCTGCGCATGAAGCCGATGGACCGCGAGACGTACCTGCTTTTGGGGCTGAACTACCTCGATTTGCGCGACTGGGACAAGGCGCGCCATCATTTCGAGCGCGCAATCGAGCTGTCGCCCGACTACGGCCGCGCCTACCTGCATCTGGGCAATGTGCACCAGAAACTGGGCTTCCTCGAGGAGGCGGTCCGCCAGTACCGCACGGCGATGAAGTACCTGACGGATGTCAACATCTACCTCGATCTGGGCTGGGCGCTGCTGTTGCGGGGCGACCACGCCGGCGCGCGGGAGTCGTACAATACCCTGATCACGCTGGGCAAAGTCGAGTTCCTCGCTTTCTATTATCTGGGCCTCCTCGACGCGCTCGACGGCGCGACCGAGCGGGCGATGGCGCGTTTCGAGTCGACCGTGTCAATGTGCCGCAAGCAACTGTCGGGCGATCCTGACAATCCCTACTGCGTGGTGACGCTGGCGCAGGCGCTGGCCCGGCTGGGCACGCGCGACGAGGCAGTGGCCCAGGAGTCGCGCGTGGGCCAGCTGGAGGGCGGCAATGGCGCCATCACGCTGGAGCGCGCCCGGGTGTACGCCATCCTCGGCGAAGCGGTTCGTGCGCGCGAGCTGCTGACACTGGCCCTCTCGCAGCCGATGGGGCCATCCGACTTTGAAGTTTCGGTGGATCCCCACTTTGCCGGCATGCAATCGCCCGCGCCATCATCGTCGATGACCCAACAATAG
- a CDS encoding polyprenyl synthetase family protein, which yields MDKGLADTLTLISGGLEEFEKRFAEELGGHAGLIGAMAAHVLASPGKRIRPAMYLLSSYVHTPDRQVTIEGAVAIELIHTATLLHDDVNDNADQRRGRPSANRIWGNLAAVLMGDHLFAKAFRVMVDTGNPRILRTISLATERVAVGELLQLQETGNIAATEAIYLRIIGDKTASLFSAACEAGALTHGNEQWGERFRSFGEYVGLGFQIADDLLDYWGDTARTGKPTGNDLKAGKVTLPLIYALRDAQDSERRDIARVLTGGSDNGIGEVVDFVRARGGFAYAQAKAENFRNLALEQIADLADSAYKRALIEVVNHSVSRQS from the coding sequence ATGGATAAGGGGCTTGCTGACACGCTGACTCTGATCTCGGGCGGACTCGAGGAGTTCGAAAAGCGGTTCGCCGAGGAATTGGGGGGACATGCCGGCCTGATCGGCGCGATGGCGGCCCATGTGCTCGCCTCGCCGGGCAAGCGAATCCGTCCGGCCATGTATCTGCTCTCTTCCTATGTCCACACTCCCGATCGCCAGGTGACCATCGAAGGGGCGGTGGCAATCGAACTGATCCATACCGCCACGCTCCTCCACGACGATGTCAACGACAACGCCGACCAGCGGCGGGGACGCCCCTCGGCCAACCGCATTTGGGGCAATCTGGCCGCGGTGCTGATGGGCGATCACCTTTTCGCCAAGGCCTTCCGCGTCATGGTCGACACCGGCAACCCCCGCATCCTGCGCACCATTTCGCTGGCGACCGAACGCGTCGCGGTCGGCGAACTGCTGCAGTTGCAGGAAACCGGCAACATCGCCGCCACCGAGGCGATCTATCTGCGCATTATCGGCGACAAGACCGCCTCGCTGTTTTCCGCCGCCTGCGAGGCCGGCGCCCTGACACACGGCAACGAGCAGTGGGGCGAGCGCTTTCGCTCGTTCGGCGAGTACGTCGGGCTGGGATTCCAGATCGCCGATGACCTGTTGGATTACTGGGGCGACACCGCCCGGACCGGCAAACCCACCGGCAACGACTTGAAGGCGGGCAAGGTCACCTTGCCGCTCATCTATGCCCTGCGCGACGCGCAGGACTCCGAGCGCCGCGACATCGCCCGGGTCCTCACCGGAGGATCCGACAACGGCATCGGCGAAGTGGTTGACTTTGTCCGCGCGCGCGGTGGCTTCGCCTACGCCCAGGCCAAGGCCGAGAACTTCCGCAATCTGGCGCTGGAGCAGATCGCCGACCTGGCCGATTCGGCCTACAAACGCGCCCTGATCGAGGTCGTGAACCATTCCGTCAGCCGCCAATCGTAG